From Halodesulfovibrio aestuarii DSM 17919 = ATCC 29578, the proteins below share one genomic window:
- a CDS encoding diacylglycerol kinase — MPIKKSIVTGVAHFFQATGYSIQGLVSTYRSEIAFKQEVALVPVILIVAWFFFGFPYALLLTGMWLIVCAFELCNSAIENIADLVMPEKNEFIKRAKDAGSAAVGVAVVANLLTWLYVIFV; from the coding sequence GTGCCGATAAAAAAATCAATTGTAACAGGTGTTGCGCACTTTTTTCAAGCAACAGGATATTCGATACAAGGGCTTGTTTCCACGTATCGTTCTGAAATTGCATTCAAACAAGAAGTTGCGCTTGTTCCAGTAATACTGATTGTTGCGTGGTTCTTCTTCGGATTTCCATATGCGCTGTTGCTGACCGGCATGTGGCTTATAGTCTGTGCTTTTGAGTTATGCAATTCCGCGATTGAAAATATTGCAGATTTAGTGATGCCCGAGAAAAACGAATTTATAAAACGCGCAAAAGACGCAGGTTCTGCTGCTGTTGGGGTTGCTGTTGTCGCTAATCTTTTGACATGGCTTTATGTGATTTT